One window of Acidobacteriota bacterium genomic DNA carries:
- a CDS encoding transposase yields the protein MVEKRRRFSEEFKREAVRLAYESGRRLKDVAKELDVRPDLIRRWRHALSGGEPGKPASAEAQEIRRLQRQLSRMREERDILKKALAIFSDRPQ from the coding sequence ATGGTTGAGAAGCGTCGTCGTTTCAGTGAGGAGTTCAAGCGCGAAGCGGTGCGTCTGGCGTACGAGAGTGGTCGTCGTTTGAAGGACGTGGCGAAGGAGCTGGATGTTCGTCCGGATCTGATCCGCCGGTGGCGTCACGCCTTGAGTGGCGGGGAGCCTGGGAAGCCGGCTTCGGCAGAGGCGCAAGAGATCCGTCGATTGCAGCGCCAGCTGTCGCGGATGCGGGAAGAGCGCGACATCCTAAAAAAAGCCTTGGCGATCTTCTCGGATCGGCCGCAGTGA